One Gossypium raimondii isolate GPD5lz chromosome 3, ASM2569854v1, whole genome shotgun sequence genomic window carries:
- the LOC105795935 gene encoding uncharacterized protein LOC105795935, with translation MIELTSLNGKMVRWKILLFKFDIVYVNQKSVKGSAIADFIASRALEDYEPYKFDFPNEDLMYVATTEEDSQENHPWKLNFDGALNAVGNKIGEVLVSPNGYHYLFTSKLDFDYTNNMIEYETCIMGIRATIEHKIKILEVYGDSALVIYQLKGEWETRDPKLIDYRSLVLELIKKFDDITFCYLPREENQMADALATLASMVKVNKQKDVKPWYHDILRYVKNREYPDQATENDKKTLRRLASDSVLDGEILYKRRKDQVLLRCIDAVKAKKILEEVHEGVCGTHANGFTMANQIIRFRYYWFKMEGDCIIIDYFTKWVKVASYANVTKSSVGKFLKKEIICRYGMPEKIISDKEGDHMSVWHARKDQFEQQHDSRGP, from the exons ATGATAGAGTTGACTTCTTTGAATGGAAAGATGGTCCGATGGAAAattctacttttcaaatttgatataGTCTATGTGAATCAGAAATCTgtaaaagggagtgcaatagcagaTTTTATAGCCAGTAGAGCTTTAGAGGATTACGAGCCCTATAaatttgatttcccaaatgaagatCTAATGTATGTTGCCACCACTGAAGAAGACTCTCAAGAAAACCATCCTTGGAAACTAAACTTCGACGGAGCCTTAAACGCTGTGGGTAACAAAATTGGGGAAGTCTTGGTATCCCCAAATGGATATCATTATCTCTTTACaagtaaattggattttgattacACAAATAACATGATAGAATACGAAAcatgcatcatgggtatccgTGCAACCATAGAACACAAGATCAAAATACTAGAGGTATATGGGGATTCTGCGCTAGTGATATATCAACTTAAAGGTGAATGGGAGACAAGAGATCCCAAGTTGATTGATTATAGAAGCTTGGtccttgaattaattaaaaagtttgatgATATCACCTTCTGCTACCTCCCGcgagaagaaaatcagatggctgacgcCCTAGCAACTTTAGCTTCCATGGTCAAGGTGAACAAACAAAAGGATGTGAAACCTTGGTACCATGACATATTGCGGTATGTAAAAAATCGTGAATATCCTGACCAAGCAACTGAGAATGATAAAAAAACGTTGAGAAGGCTAGCCAGTGATTccgtcttagatggggagatcctatacaaaagaagaaaggatCAGGTGCTACTAAGATGTATAGACGCTGTCAAGGCTAAGAAAATCTTAGAGGAAGTACATGAGGGTGTCTGCGGAACACATGCTAATGGGTTTACGATGGCCAATCAAATCATAAGATTCAGGTATTATTGGTTCAaaatggaaggggattgcatca tcattgattacttcaccaaGTGGGTAAAGGTTGCTTCATACGCTAATGTTACAAAGTCGTCAGTTGGCAAGTTCttaaagaaagagatcatatgtcggtatggcATGCCAGAAAAGATCATATCGGACAAagaaggagatcatatgtcggtatggcATGCCAGAAAAGAtcaatttgaacaacagcacgatagtAGAGGTCCGTAG